Sequence from the Mycobacterium florentinum genome:
TGCGGACAACGCCTGGGGCGCGAAGTCCGCCGCCTGGACCGCGTCATTGGCACCGAGGGCGGCCGGGTCAGTGGTCGTGGCCAGCGGTGTCACCGGCTGCAACATCCCCGCCGCCATATCCGAGGCGGCCTGGTAGGCGGTCATGGCAGTGGCGTCCTGCACCCACATCTCGTTGTACTCGACCTCCAACTCCATGAGCTGCGGGAGGCTGAACGGGACGGCCGCGAGCGCAGCAGCGAACTCTGCGCGGTTGGTGAAGACCAGCGCCGGGCTCACCACCCCGGCGTACGCCGCCTCGAAAGCGGCGGCCGACGATGATGCCGCGGCGCTCGCCTGCTCGAGCGCGGCCGCCGTGTCGGTCAGGTACGTCACGATCGGCTGTGCCGCGGCCGCGGCCGCGGACGACCCACCACCGGTCCACGCGTCGGTCGTCAGCGTCGTGATGATCGATTCCCACGACGTTGCCGTGGTGCTCACCTCGGCGGCCAGGTTGGCGTACGCGGTTGCGGCGGCCATCAGCGGCGCCGAGCCCGGGCCGGTCCACACGAGTGTCGAGGTGATCTCCGGAGGCAGTGCTGCAAAGTCCATAACCATTTTGTGTCCCGCTCCTCTTATGGGTCGAATGTGTGAATTAGGTCGGTGCCGCGGTCTAGACGGCCGTCAGTTTCGGCATGACGATCGGCTTGACGCCGTAGCGCGGCGCACCGAAGCCGCTGGACGCGCGTCCCGCGCCCGTGACCATGCCGGGCATGCCGGCCATCGGTGTGCCGGTGCCGGCTTGCGGTGCCGCGCCGGTCCAGCCCACGGTGTGCAGCGGGGTGGCGGTGGTGCCCACCACGGGAGTGACCTGACTGCCGACCCAGCTCGGCGGGACCGACATGTTGCCGACCAGGGTGCCCTGGCCGATGCCGACCACCGGCATCGCCCCAGCCATGCCCCCCATGCCGACCGGCATGGGCGTAGTCGAGGCGGCGAGGTCCGCGGCGCCCGCGGCGGCGGCGGCGTCACCGATCGTGTCACTACCGGCGGGAAGCAGACCACCACCGGCCATACCGAGGAGGGCGGAGGCCGCGGAAGCATAGTTGCCACCACCGATGTTCAGGATGTTGGCACTGTTACCGGACAGGCCGAACATCCCGCCCAGCATTGTCGGGTTGGTGAAGTTGCCGGTGCCACCGAGCAGGTATTGGAGCCAGTCCAGCGCGGTGCTGCCGGGGCCGGGAGCCTGGACCTGCGAAATCGGATCCGACAGCAGGCTGAATTGCGAGGGGTCGGCACTCTGCAGCGCTGCCGATGCCGCATTGTTGGCCTCGGTGTCGCTGTAGCTGGTGGAGCTGCTGCCCAGGTTGGTCGTATACGTCTCCAGCTGCGTCTGAGCGTCGGTCGCGGTCGTCTGGTAGGTGGTGCCGAACGCCGAGAAAATCGCCGCCTGCTGAAGCGACACCGCATCGGCGGCGGCCGGAGCGACAACCGTGGTCGCGGCCGCGGCGCCCGCGTTTTGCGCCGCCAAGTTGGCGTTGATCGCTTCCAGCTGCCCCTGCGCGGCAAGCAACTCTTCAGTCACTGTTGTCAGGAATGACATCCATTGCTCCTCTAGTGTTCGAACCATGTCGACCCAAAAAACTGGGTCAACCCTGTGTGGTGGCGTACGAGCCCCTGTGTACTGGCGTAAGGCTAATTTCCCCACTGACCAACTTCCCGACCGAAAGGGCGTGGGTGACGGGCGTTTACGGCGTCTTAACGCTGACGCCAGCAGTTTTAACAGGGTCTTGCTGGCCGACATGGCGGTGTCATTTGTTACGCAGAGTCGGGTAGCTGAAAGTCCCGCGGGGTGCGCATCGTACGCGAAGTACGGCCGGCGCGCACGTAGGGAATTCGGCCTAATTTGGGCGGGACGCGGTTTCCCTGAGTTGGGTCTCGCGCGCTAGATTCGCCGCCGGGGCCCCCATAGCCCAATTGGCAGAGGCAGCGGACTTAAAATCCGCCCAGTGTCGGTTCGAGTCCGACTGGGGGCACCACAAAAGGGGTGCCCGTCACGGGCAGCCACCCGTTGGTAAATGACATCGGCGGGCGACCGGCGGCGAAGCGCCCATGCCCAATCACGAGGTCAGCTCTACATTTTGCTGCGGTTCTGCGGGCAATACGCCGCGACCGCCGCGCCCACGATGCTGCCGGCGCCCATGTTGCTCACCCCGAGCGCCTTTTTCACGTCGTCGACGGTTTGGGCCATCGTGTCCCCGGCGTCGAAGTCCTGGCACACCGCGTGGCCGGCGTTGATCATCATCTGGTCCTGCCCGTTGGGCCAGCTCAGCCCGCGTTGCTGCAGCGTGCGCAGGAACGTGTCATCCGCCCCGTCGGCATTCGCGATCGGGGCGAGGGCGAGGGCAACAAGACCGGTCACCACGGCAGCGATCGGGCTTGCCAACCATGCCGTGTTCTTCATTTCGTCTACTCCTTGGTGAATCAGGCAGGACCAAGAGCCTAACTTCGTCTTGACGATATGTCTTGGCAACGGGTTTATCGGTATCCCCCCGATGCCTGGCTTACGCCGGCTCTGTCGCATGAGATATGTTCCAGCACAAGTGATTATGGTTCGTGCTCGCTCGCGCCGATCGCCATCGCCAGGAAGTCCAGACGCCATAGCTCCCGAAAAAGCCTGCGCGCGAGGTCCTCGCCGCCACCGCCCTGGGCGGCGCCGGCGGCGATCTCGCGAATGCTGCGGCGGCCGTCGACGAGTTGCGCGAAGGGCAGCTCGGCCGGGCCGACCCGCACCCGGTAGCCGGGTCCCAGCAGGTCGGCCCCGGACAGCAGGCACGCGGTGCGCGACACCGGAACGTAGTCCAGGGCCTGGTCGGTGCTGAAATCGATCGTGTACTGCTCTTTCGGACGGTCCGGGCGACAGGCCATGAAGAAATGTGTCGCGTTCGACGGTTGCAGTCGTTCCATCACCGACCACAGCTCGGTGTCGGGCAATTTCGCCAGGTGACTTTCGAATTTGCTTGCCGGAGTGAAGATTTCGTGTGGATAGTACGGCGCCTTGTGGAACCATCCCTGAAATGTCAGCCCGGCCGAGGCGACCAGATCAAGACATTCG
This genomic interval carries:
- a CDS encoding PPE family protein; amino-acid sequence: MDFAALPPEITSTLVWTGPGSAPLMAAATAYANLAAEVSTTATSWESIITTLTTDAWTGGGSSAAAAAAQPIVTYLTDTAAALEQASAAASSSAAAFEAAYAGVVSPALVFTNRAEFAAALAAVPFSLPQLMELEVEYNEMWVQDATAMTAYQAASDMAAGMLQPVTPLATTTDPAALGANDAVQAADFAPQALSAFDLSSLTDALQIPFSSNNLLQSIDGFLGTPSVFNAINGAVNTSAWFVMTAIPTAVSLGHTLAGAAVPAAAVSDVVPAGAGGIIEGSVVSSVSPMAGAGGLGSAATASLGNASTVSRLSVPASWAANAAPATQLEAATAPLEGSGWTAATEEASVMGAPGMPGMVAGAKGAGAFGSGPRYGFKPIVMPKQVVV
- a CDS encoding PE/PPE C-terminal domain-containing protein — its product is MSFLTTVTEELLAAQGQLEAINANLAAQNAGAAAATTVVAPAAADAVSLQQAAIFSAFGTTYQTTATDAQTQLETYTTNLGSSSTSYSDTEANNAASAALQSADPSQFSLLSDPISQVQAPGPGSTALDWLQYLLGGTGNFTNPTMLGGMFGLSGNSANILNIGGGNYASAASALLGMAGGGLLPAGSDTIGDAAAAAGAADLAASTTPMPVGMGGMAGAMPVVGIGQGTLVGNMSVPPSWVGSQVTPVVGTTATPLHTVGWTGAAPQAGTGTPMAGMPGMVTGAGRASSGFGAPRYGVKPIVMPKLTAV
- a CDS encoding DUF732 domain-containing protein, yielding MKNTAWLASPIAAVVTGLVALALAPIANADGADDTFLRTLQQRGLSWPNGQDQMMINAGHAVCQDFDAGDTMAQTVDDVKKALGVSNMGAGSIVGAAVAAYCPQNRSKM